From one Vicinamibacterales bacterium genomic stretch:
- a CDS encoding response regulator — translation MMLNRVSEIANPRAGRATQKVVIVNGSQEMMELLETVLDAGHYDVVFVTEVEHAYSQIKRNRPNLVLLCLGIDDPFGFQVLSMLKLDEDTEHIPVLTYTNEFDGGRSDDEPDEDDEPEAVLPLMRPELPMN, via the coding sequence ATGATGCTGAACAGGGTCAGCGAGATCGCCAATCCCCGGGCAGGCCGCGCGACTCAGAAGGTCGTGATTGTCAACGGCAGCCAGGAGATGATGGAACTGCTCGAGACCGTTCTCGATGCCGGACACTACGACGTCGTGTTCGTCACCGAGGTCGAGCACGCGTATTCGCAGATCAAGCGGAATCGGCCGAACCTCGTGCTCCTCTGCCTCGGAATCGACGACCCCTTCGGCTTCCAGGTTCTGTCGATGCTCAAGCTGGATGAGGACACCGAGCACATCCCGGTGCTCACCTACACAAATGAGTTCGACGGCGGTCGGTCCGACGACGAGCCGGACGAGGACGACGAGCCGGAGGCAGTGCTGCCGCTGATGCGTCCTGAACTGCCCATGAACTAG